One genomic region from Diabrotica undecimpunctata isolate CICGRU chromosome 9, icDiaUnde3, whole genome shotgun sequence encodes:
- the LOC140451433 gene encoding sphingosine-1-phosphate phosphatase 2-like, protein MEYLKKPELVAKVQKYFGVNTKHIQKDKEYTIENKFWYYLFVFGTALGDETFYSAFIPFWFWNIDGAVGRRVVLVWTIVMYIGQGIKDIIQWPRPGPPVVRLQNKWALEYGMPSTHAMVGVSIPFSVLLYTMGRYQYNVPLGLCIAVLWCTLISISRLYLGMHTVLDVIVGLALAVVIMFPIVPLVDSLDNYLLTSPTSPILLLVSSILLIFYYPNSGKWTPTRGDTTMILSVCVGIQIGSWLNFHSGLMTPSELTPPYIIMWPSYTMFGCLLLRTFIGFAGVLLTKKVFTSLTYNFLCAILRQDVDNLKKSENTLQNKHKTFVELSCKYVFCAMIGFNAVYVLPQLFRFLRIERPTFFTEI, encoded by the exons ATGGAGTACCTCAAGAAACCTGAATTAGTGGCTAAAGTTCAAAAATATTTCGGTGTAAATACAAAACATATCCAAAAAGATAAAGAGTACACTATAGAAAATAAGTTttggtattatttgtttgtttttggtaCAGCTCTAGGCGACGAAACCTTCTATTCTGCCTTTATACCATTTTGGTTTTGGAACATTGATGGGGCAGTTGGAAGAAGGGTTGTCTTAGTTTGGACAATTGTGATGTACATAG GGCAAGGTATCAAAGATATAATCCAGTGGCCCAGACCAGGCCCTCCAGTAGTTAGGCTTCAAAATAAGTGGGCTTTGGAATATGGCATGCCATCTACACATGCCATGGTTGGAGTGTCCATACCATTTTCTGTTTTGTTATATACAATGGGGAGATACCAGTACAATGTTCCTTTGGGGTTGTGCATTGCAGTTCTCTGGTGCACTCTGATAAGCATCAGCAGACTATATTTAGGAATGCATACAGTTTTG GATGTCATAGTTGGTTTAGCATTAGCTGTAGTAATAATGTTTCCAATTGTTCCTTTGGTAGATTCATTGGATAATTATTTACTTACAAGTCCTACATCTCCAATATTATTACTAGTTTCGTCAATTTTGTTGATATTCTACTACCCAAACAGTGGTAAATGGACTCCAACTAG GGGAGACACTACAATGATCCTCTCCGTCTGCGTTGGAATCCAAATAGGTTCCTGGCTGAACTTCCACTCCGGCCTGATGACCCCATCGGAGCTCACACCACCCTACATCATCATGTGGCCCTCCTACACCATGTTCGGATGCCTCCTCCTTCGCACCTTTATCGGATTCGCCGGCGTTCTGCTCACGAAGAAGGTCTTCACTAGCCTGACCTATAACTTCTTATGTGCTATACTCAGACAGGATGTCGACAACTTGAAGAAGTCTGAAAATACCCTGCAAAACAAGCACAAAACGTTCGTCGAGCTGAGTTGCAAGTATGTCTTTTGTGCCATGATCGGTTTTAATGCCGTCTATGTGCTACCTCAGCTGTTTAGGTTTTTGCGAATTGAAAGGCCTACGTTCTTCACAGAGATTTGA